The sequence TTCGGGTTTTACTCGGGCAAGTCCACACACTTGGACCGCGTTGCCACAATCAAGGCGTTGCACGAGGCGTTCGACATCATCATCGACCCGCACACAGCGGACGCAGTGAAGGTTGCCCGCGAGTGGGAAGACGAAACTGACACCCCGATCGTGGTGCTGGAGACGGCGCTGCCAGTGAAGTTCTCTGAGACCATTGTGGAATCAATCGGGCAGGAGCCGGAGATCCCTGAGCGCTTCGCGGATATTATGGGCGCAGATCGCCACGTGGCTGATATGCCGAATGATGCCGAAAAGGTGAAGGAATTCATCGCAGAATCCATTGCCAAGTCAGACGTTAAGTAATCCTCGTCGGGGCAAACCTCATCTGAATCAACCCGAAACCTGAATCAACCCAAAGCAAGCTGGAGCAACCTGGAGTAAAGGAGCCACTGATGGCACAGGAACAATTTGCAGGCCCGGAATACTTCACCGAGTTCGATCCGGAGAAGTTCATCCGCGACATGAAGATCCAGGCCGAGGAAGCCGAGAAGGGCCAGAACCAGAGTAAGAACGGTGACAAGGATGTCGCTGCTGCTGAAATGGATGCTGAAGGCCCGCAGCCCGAGAAGTAAGGCAGTAAGACTGTGAGCAACTCCACTGGACGACACCGCCAAGCGCAAGGCCACACCGGTGCGGGGCTGACCTTATGGTCGGCCCTTGTCATGGTGGTCGCATTTGTCGTGGCGATTGTGGTGTGGATGGGGATAACCACCCACGATGTAACAACGCCGTCGGCGGAAGAGGTAGCCGTGAAGCAGTCGGCCCAAACACCGCCACCGGTGGATCCGAATGTGGTCCCACAATCCACGGTGCTCACGCCGACTTCCGCGCCGTGGGCACCGGGCACGTTAATTCAGTTGACAGATTTCTATCCGCAGCCGGGGCAAACATTCACCGCCCAGTCGTGCACGGTGGCGTTCAGTTTTACCGGCGAGGATGGTCGCGCGTATGCGGTGACGGCCGGGCATTGTGGCAAGGTCGGCGATCTGGTGTGGCCCACCAATGCTACGCACGCCGAGGACTATAGGGTGGAGGCCGGTACCTTCATTTATTCCGGTATGCAGCCCCCAGGCACAGAAGGTGCTGGAGGCACAGGTCAGAACATCGACATCGGAATCATTGAGATCACCGACCCCAGTCGTGCGATGGAGGTTGTCGGTGACGCGATCCCAACGGGTCTTGTTGTCGATCTGCACACTGAGCTGATCGACGTGTGCAAGACCGGTGGTACCACCGGTTATACCTGTGGTCAGTTCGGCCAGCCCAACCAGATTCAGCTTGTCACGGACGATAGCGGCACCACCATCGAGACTCGGGGGGATCTTGCCCAGGTGTGCGCGGCGAAGGGCGATTCGGGCGGCCCGGTGTTCACGGAGGTAAATGGCCGGGCGGCGATTATTGGGGTGGTGTCTGGCACCGAGGCGGGCATCAACGTGGAAGATTGTGCTACTGAAGAAAGCCAATCCATGCTCATGTCCTATACGAATATGGACGCCACTTTGGATGTCATCAGCACCGTGGTCCCCGACGCAGCGCTGATTGAACAGCCCTGGTAGCACATGCGCACGTAACGACGCCACACTGCACTGAACGACGTTTAGCGGGCCCAGCGCTGGTCGAATGCCTCGTTGGCCGGCGACTCCTTCCTCGTTGGCTTGCCACCTTCTTCAAAATCCACAACTTGGATGGAATCCGGGCCGTAGAGGCTTAGCGAGATCAGTTCGATGTCCTTATCCCCGGTGATCACGGTCCACTTCTTTTCAATTTCGGCCTGTTCGCGGTCTGTGTCAGCAAACCACGTATAGAAGACTTCTTTGTCGTGGTTGCTGCCAGGAAAGTCGAGAATGGCTAGCGAGTCGGCGCCGGTTACCCTGGCGTCGGTGATCAGTTTTTCGAGCTGCTCTGGTGGCATCGAGCTATAACAGAACCCCCAGAAATCTAGCTGCATGTTGTCCGGGGTCTCGAGGGCCAGGTTTGTCAGGCAGGTGCTCATGAGCAGTTGATCGATGTGGATGGCTAAAGCGCTGGGGTTGGCGTCGGCTGCTTCGGTGAGCATCCCTTCGAGCCGGAGTCCGTTTTGGGCGGGAGCCGCGCTCGCTTCGTCGATAAGCCATGGCTGAACCAATCCAAGGGTGGCCTGTGGGTCTGTCTCAAATGTTGGCCCAGCGCTGTTCTTCTTCTCTTTGGGTTGCGGCGTTGCTTCGCTACTGGCTTCGTGGTTGACAAGCAGGACGATTAACACCACAGCGGAGATGAGGAGCACCCCGTAGCCCAACACGAACACTGGTGCAGGCAGTATGCGGCGGGGCTTCGCGGGCGTTATCGAGGTGCTCATAGTAGATAGAAGTTTAGTGGTGGAAGTCGAAACCGATCAAAGTGAACCGCCATGGTTCCAGTGCCTGTTTTCAAGGTCGCTCGTCTTCCACCAAACCGTCAGAGGTGAGGGTGTACCACAGGAAGTCGGACGTATCACGGGGGAAGAAGGTGACTCGGATGCGTACGCCCTCGGGAGCGCGGAGGTTGCCATAGTCTTGCTCAATGGTGTCTGGATTGACGTCGTTGAAGGAAACCCGGTAATCATGGGAGCCAATTGCGGAGGATTCGATCTGAAATGGATCATGGTCACGCACTGCGTTAATGACAGAGACGAACTCCTCAACGTCAGTTTCTTCTTGGCAGGCGGCGTCGACCCCGATACGGGTGTCGGCACGGCGGGTTCCCTTGGCGTCGAAGCCGAAGAAGCAATAGCGGGAGGTGAGCTTGTTGATTGCCTCAACGAGTTTCTCCGGGTTATCCAGAGCATCGGGAACCATCACTGCAGAGACGACGTAATCCATTCCTGGGCGGATTGGCTCCTTGAACTTATCCAGGGTGACGTCGGCGAACACATCAGCATCGACATGTTCTTTCATCTCGTCGGATAGTTCGATGCCCATGATCATCGAGTCATAGTCTTGCCCCGTGGTGTCATCGACTACGATCTCGCCAGGCTTGGACGACGCTGTAGACCCATTTTGGGCCGAGCTAGTTTCCGTCGGCTGCGTCGATGATGCTTCGCTGGTGCCTGTAGCGCTGGTGCTAGCAGGAGAGGATGTGGTACTGCCCGCCGCCGGATCCACGTCGTTACCACCGCTGAACAGCGCAAAAGATGCGATTAGTGCGATGATTGTTAACACCACCAAGACGCCGATGACTATGAACACGGTCATGTTGGAGCCCGAGGTGGTTGTACCCGCGCTTGACGATGACGCCGCTGGTGCTCCCGCGAAACCGTACTGGGGGGAAGCACTAGGCTGATTGAACTGCTGCCCACCGGAGGAGGGCTGCCCGCTGGGGTAGTGCTGCCCGCCGGAGGAGGGCTGGTTGGCATAAGGGTTCTGGTTGGGCGCTTGATCCTGGTTGTAGGGCTGGCCGTAGTTGGGTTGCTGCGGGCCACCGAACTGCCTAGTGTCGTTTGATTGCCCAGGCGGAAAGTGCTGGCCCGGTTGGCCCGGCTGGCCCGGTTGGCCCGGCTGGGTGCTCTCACCGTATGGGTTCGGCACCGAAGGCTGGGATGGTCCCTGTGGTGGTGGGCCGTACGGGTTGGGGTTCTTAGAGTTATCCGACGACATAGGCGTTGCCTTTCAGCTGAAAATCGTGTGTACAAAACCTGATAGATATGTTCAGGATAGCGGAGAAGAAAAGCGGAGACTGGCACAGCCGGCTTTGCCCGCAATAGCATTCTAGCCAGCACCACCGGCTCGCCTGGGCCTCGCCTAGGGCTAGGGCTAGACTGGGCGCGTCTGTACTAGTGAACATTGCGCCGCCGCAGAAAGGTTCCCGCGAAGGTTATGCCGATCCCAGAGTTTATCGTCGAAACGCGAAAGAAAATCGGGCACGATCCGATGTGGATACCCGCGGTTACCGCTGTTGTGCTGCGTGATTCTACCGATGATTCGCCGTGGGCTGTGCCCGAGGTATTGCTGGTGCGTCGCGCCGATAATGGCACGTGGACACCCGTGACCGGAATTTGCGACCCAGGCGAGGAAGCCCACGTCACCGCGGTACGTGAAACCAAGGAAGAGACAGGTATTCAGGCCACCCCGGAGGCGTTATTAGGTGTTGGTGCGATTGGGCCCGTTGTTCATAACAATGGTGACCAGGCAAGTTATCAGTCTGTTGCCATTCGCTTGGAGCCTGAAGACCCTGGTGCGGAACCGCTGGTTGGTGACGACGAGTCCGTAGATGTCGGTTGGTTTTCCATCGCGCATATGCCGGTGCAAGACCCGAAGTTCCGCCTGATCATCGCGGATGCTGTTGCACAACGGAAGCACCCGCAGGCGTTTCGGCCGCGGATGGGCTTTACCAAGCGCTCCTAGTCACGTGCACCCGGCCCCGCTACAATGATGTCATGGCAACAAAGATCGAGACTGAAAACACCGACACCACGCTCGCGCCCCTCGACACCACCGGTGTTGAGCGCATCTTGTGCGTTGTCGCCCACCCGGATGACCTGGAATACGGCATTTCTGCGGCCGTGGCCGCCTGGACTGCTAAAGGCATCACGGTGGACTACCTGCTGCTGACTGCTGGCGAGGCCGGCATGCAGCGCCCACCGGCCGAAGTAGGCCCGCTACGTGCCAAAGAACAGCAGCGGGCCTGCGACATTGTCGGCGTTACTGAGCTGCGGATTCTTGACTTTCCCGATGGGCTGATGGAATACGGCATCCCCGTACGTAAGGCGATCGCGGAGGCGATCCGTGAGCTCAAGCCCGACTGGGTTGTTACCTCTAACTTTGACCTTGAGGCGCCTTGGGGCATCAACCATGTTGACCACCGCGTGACCGGCAAGGCCACAGCTGATGCGGTCCGCGATGCGGGCAATAAGTGGCTTTTCGACGATCTAGGCGCCCCACACGCGGCCTCCAAGTTCTTGGTAGGCGGTGTGACTGATCCTACCCACTACCAGGATGTGGCGGGGGAGTTCTTTGACAAGGGTGTGGCCTCACTTGCCGCCCACAAAGAATATTTGGCTGACCTACCAAATCACCCGAGCCCGCAGGAAGTGCTCGAGTTTGCTACGCGCCCTGCTGGCGATTCGGAGTGTGCGATGTGCTTTAAGGTGTGGGATATGTAAAAGGGGGCTGGCTAGTCGTCGGCAAGTACTCCGCGGGTTACTGCTTCAAGCCACTGCTGGGCGTAGTCCTGGCCGCGCAGGCTTTCAATGTAGTAGCCACCCTTGTAGTAGCTCATGTGCTTCGGCCCAAAATCGCCTGCAAGTTGCGCCGTGAGCACAGTGTTTGCGTGTGTTGGGTCAGCCAGTGCGCCATCTAAACCGCTGACCTCGGCGACCGCAGCCATCGCAACCGTTGTCGCGTGGTGTGCAGCAGCCTGCCGCATCTCGGTGGCGGTGGTGATGCGCGGAAGATGGCCCGCATAGGAAACATCCTTGTAGAGGGTTTCGGCAGCGTCGAGAGCATAGAGCGTATCGACGACCACCCGGATCCACACTGCTGCCTCAGGTGAGGCCGCGGCGAGAATATCTGCCACCGCGCCGAGAATACCACCGAGATACTCTGCAGTAACGGCCTCGTGCATCAGATTGGGCAACGCTGCAATGAGGATCAGCCCGAATAATTCGGCCGGGTCAAGTCCGTTGCCGGAATGATCGTAGGCAAGGTCGCCGTATTCGTGTAACTCGATAATAATGTGTGTAATCGCTGGTAATTGCGCCAATGTCAGCCCAGCAGCCTCGGCGGCTTCATCGACCTCCACACCGGCGAAAACTTGGGACAAGAACTCTTTCAGGATCGGCCCGGACTCCAGATCGCCGGGCACATCCTTGTCAACCCGTGAGGCATAATCAGCCAGTACTCTGATCAATGAGTCCTGTGGTGAAGAGCAGGATAAATCCTCGGCATTACACAGCGAGAGTACTTTGCCGTAAAGTTCGGCAAAGTCGCGTTGACGTGGCCCGGCCATGCCTTCGCGTGCACCATGCACACCGGTGCCACCGCCGTTAATGATCTCGAAGTTAGCACCCATTTCGCCTGGGGGAAGAGGGCCATAAAGTTTGGCTGGTTGCGGCCGGTTTGAGTGATCGTCGATACGTGCGCGCCCAGGATCGGCGACCAGTAAAACCGCAGCGATATCATCAGCGGTAATGCCGGTGACCTCGCCGTTGGCGATCAACGCAGCCACATCGCCAACGACCGCTGCTCCCTGCGAATAGCCAGCGAAGATGAATTTCGTTTCTGGGCAGTGCGCCGCGACCATCTGGACTTCGTCGAGCGCGGTCTGGACACCAGCCAAGCGTGACTCGCCGAAGGTGGACATTTCATAGCCGAACTCATCACCGTGCAGCGCACTGAACGCACCCAAAGAACTGGGGTATGAGATGTTGAAACCGCTGACGTTTCGCGCCCCGAATTCGATTTGCAGCTCGTCGGCAGGATTGTAGCCGTTGTCAAAAAGGGGTTGCGGCTCGGCCGTGTGGAACCGATTGGACATCCCTGTGCCACCTGCCTGCAACACGTGCACCGGAGTGCAATTCGCGGACACCTCAAAAGCCTGTGCTGGGGTGGTGGCCTGGGAGACAGCGAGGGATTGGGCCAGGCTCGCGGACAAACCAAGTGCAATAACGGTACGGGCAGACAGCACAGCAGAAACCTACTTTCGTGGTTAAGAGCTTAAAAGGAAGTATAGGGAGTCTGTGCCACAGGTGGTTTACTCCGCTGCCACCATCTCGTCGCGGTTAATTCTGGTGGCTAGGTACCGTGTCACGCTGAAAGGAACTCCGATGAGTTGGATATAGACCAGCTTTGAAAAGAACAAAGCTGTATCTAAACCGGTTAAGTCGAACCAAAAACGTGACACAAACGCGACGATCCCACCGATCAAAAACAAGACTAAAGACAAACAAATTGAGACCTGTAAACCGTGATCGCGCGCTTCGAGGTGAAGCTTGAACTCATATTCATCTAATTCTGTTGCCGGAAGATCAATAGATTTGATGCTGCGACGCAGGGCGACAATACCGAAAATAAACAGGAAAGAACCGAGTATCCATAAAAGGTTGGAGATACCGGGTTGGAAAAAATGGAGCATAGCGGCCAGGACAGTAACGGCGATAGCAATATAATTGACAGCGATCAGCTTCTTACGGGTTAAGGCTGACTGCGGAATGGTACCGGTGGTCTTCGTTTAATCCTTTCGGTAGATTTCGGTTGACATCGGTGTGAACTCGGTGCGAGAAAACACAGCCTCGACGGGGAGCTGGAAAACATCGCAGATTCGGAATGCGAGATCAAGGCTGGGGTAGTGATCACCACGCTCAAGCGCGCCAATGGTTTGAGGGTTGACATCAACCGCCTCAGCAAGTTGTACGCGCGACATGTCCCTTTCCACGCGCAAAACACGAATCCGGTTATAAATAGGATCAACTGGCTTCTTCTTTGGGGACATGCTTGAAAGTATTGTATAAACGCAATAATCTGTCAAGGTTTCCGATGACGAAACTTGAAGGGCAAGTGTCGGTGGAACGGCCCGGGATAGGCGTTGAGGAAGCAGGCGGATAACGGCCGAACCGGAAGTAAGCAGGGGTAGAAAAAGAAAGAGCCTTCCCCGCGGCTGCCATTTGGTGCCACAATGGAGTTATGGCTACTAATGAAGAAATTATCCGGAACCTGACAGAGGAAGAGTCCCTCGAACTCATGGCTGGCCAGACGTTTGGGCGCCTAGTGGTTCAGCTCAAAAATGATGTTGATATCTTCCCGGTAAACTTTGCGGTCCATGACGGCAAGATCTACTTCCGCACTGCCGAAGGAACCAAACTATTCGGCGCTGCTCGCGCCGACGATCTCATCCTCGAAGCAGACCACGTTGATCAGGACGCCAGTGTGGCGTGGTCGGTCGTTGTGAGGGGGCCGTCGCGGATTCTGACCAAAGCCGATGAAATCCTCGAGGCTGAAGAATACGGCGTCAAGCCTTGGATCCCAACACTAAAATACAACTTCGTGGAAATCACCCCGCGCACAATCTCCGGCCGCGAATTCCAGCTCGGTGAGGAACCAGAGCGCTACTAAAGCCTGAACGCTTTTACCCGAGCGCTTTAAAACGTCAGACGGTTACTGAAACCTGCTTGGCCACAGAAGTGTGATCGGTGGGTGCAGTGGTCGTCGATAAGCGATAAGGGCAGGCGACAATGGGCCCATAACCTCCGGGCAGGAAGTCTAGGGCCGCTCTATGCTGGGGCATCCCTGGGGTCGCCGTACCCACGAAACTACTTCTCGCTCAATCTTCAGATTCCCCAACCACAGGTCAGGAGATTTGAAACCTGCCTTAGATCCAAACTGTGTAGCGCATTTCATAGGGACATTGTGGGCTGGGAATTTGCTATGTAAGTGTCTTGGATTTCTCACTCAGCGGGTAAGTATGGAGGCCAGAAGTCATGCTTTATGCGGGTTGGTGATCCCGCGTAGGTAGGAGTTGTTTACCCGCGCAACCTCGAAAAACTCATCCAGAAAACTCGTCTGAATGTTTGCCCTCGCTAAATAGTTATCCATTGCAACGATGACTGCGAATACTGAGTTCGGTTCATACTGACCTCCTAAGGCCCTCTTAGCCTTCTTTCTGACCTTTGGCAGCACTGACGGTTGATCTGTCGTCGAGATATTCCATAATCGCGAATAGTGGGCACACCTATTTCTAAGGTGCGCGAAAGCCCTTAGCTGTTTAGAAAGATCTTGATTGTTTGCGTTGAGAATCGAGCAACAAGACTTGTAAACCCGCATGTCGTCGTCGCGGTAAGTGACCGCTTTAGATAGCGTTCCAAATGAGAACGTTTCGACGGCCGCCCATACCGGAACGTTATTTGCCCAGCTGGCTCCGGTTTCGCCCTCACTCCGATGCCTCAGGATGAAGGGCTCCTTAGAACGCTCCAGCTCCGATAGGATGATGTCCTCCGTCGGCGTTTCGTTTGGGCGCGGAGGTTGCGAGTAGGCCCCAACTTCTAGATAGGCTGCGTACGGAGTGTGAATTTCGGCCTCACTGTGTGCAAACGCAGTTCTCGCTGATATTTCAATTTTTTGTAAGCCGTCGAGGATTAAAGTTCGCAGTTGTGCATCGAGCTCGTATATCTCTCTGATTTCGGAGAAAGTAGTTCCACTGCGAAAATTTTCGTCACCCTTCGACGGAGCAACCTGGAAGTATCGCATATAGCCAGAGAACCGATAATAGCTGTTCTGACGCAAAAAACCTTCGGGCTCGTCTGATTCGACAATGCTGAGGCCACGTTCATCGACAATCCCGATTTGGCGCTCAAACGATGCAAACTCTTTGCGGGTCAATGCCGAATCCTCCACTCGCCACACGAAAAAGCCCCCCTCGCATTTGAGCTGCAAA comes from Corynebacterium cystitidis and encodes:
- a CDS encoding trypsin-like serine protease codes for the protein MSNSTGRHRQAQGHTGAGLTLWSALVMVVAFVVAIVVWMGITTHDVTTPSAEEVAVKQSAQTPPPVDPNVVPQSTVLTPTSAPWAPGTLIQLTDFYPQPGQTFTAQSCTVAFSFTGEDGRAYAVTAGHCGKVGDLVWPTNATHAEDYRVEAGTFIYSGMQPPGTEGAGGTGQNIDIGIIEITDPSRAMEVVGDAIPTGLVVDLHTELIDVCKTGGTTGYTCGQFGQPNQIQLVTDDSGTTIETRGDLAQVCAAKGDSGGPVFTEVNGRAAIIGVVSGTEAGINVEDCATEESQSMLMSYTNMDATLDVISTVVPDAALIEQPW
- a CDS encoding NUDIX hydrolase translates to MPIPEFIVETRKKIGHDPMWIPAVTAVVLRDSTDDSPWAVPEVLLVRRADNGTWTPVTGICDPGEEAHVTAVRETKEETGIQATPEALLGVGAIGPVVHNNGDQASYQSVAIRLEPEDPGAEPLVGDDESVDVGWFSIAHMPVQDPKFRLIIADAVAQRKHPQAFRPRMGFTKRS
- a CDS encoding PIG-L deacetylase family protein, whose translation is MATKIETENTDTTLAPLDTTGVERILCVVAHPDDLEYGISAAVAAWTAKGITVDYLLLTAGEAGMQRPPAEVGPLRAKEQQRACDIVGVTELRILDFPDGLMEYGIPVRKAIAEAIRELKPDWVVTSNFDLEAPWGINHVDHRVTGKATADAVRDAGNKWLFDDLGAPHAASKFLVGGVTDPTHYQDVAGEFFDKGVASLAAHKEYLADLPNHPSPQEVLEFATRPAGDSECAMCFKVWDM
- a CDS encoding cutinase family protein, which produces MLSARTVIALGLSASLAQSLAVSQATTPAQAFEVSANCTPVHVLQAGGTGMSNRFHTAEPQPLFDNGYNPADELQIEFGARNVSGFNISYPSSLGAFSALHGDEFGYEMSTFGESRLAGVQTALDEVQMVAAHCPETKFIFAGYSQGAAVVGDVAALIANGEVTGITADDIAAVLLVADPGRARIDDHSNRPQPAKLYGPLPPGEMGANFEIINGGGTGVHGAREGMAGPRQRDFAELYGKVLSLCNAEDLSCSSPQDSLIRVLADYASRVDKDVPGDLESGPILKEFLSQVFAGVEVDEAAEAAGLTLAQLPAITHIIIELHEYGDLAYDHSGNGLDPAELFGLILIAALPNLMHEAVTAEYLGGILGAVADILAAASPEAAVWIRVVVDTLYALDAAETLYKDVSYAGHLPRITTATEMRQAAAHHATTVAMAAVAEVSGLDGALADPTHANTVLTAQLAGDFGPKHMSYYKGGYYIESLRGQDYAQQWLEAVTRGVLADD
- a CDS encoding helix-turn-helix transcriptional regulator → MSPKKKPVDPIYNRIRVLRVERDMSRVQLAEAVDVNPQTIGALERGDHYPSLDLAFRICDVFQLPVEAVFSRTEFTPMSTEIYRKD
- a CDS encoding pyridoxamine 5'-phosphate oxidase family protein, coding for MATNEEIIRNLTEEESLELMAGQTFGRLVVQLKNDVDIFPVNFAVHDGKIYFRTAEGTKLFGAARADDLILEADHVDQDASVAWSVVVRGPSRILTKADEILEAEEYGVKPWIPTLKYNFVEITPRTISGREFQLGEEPERY
- a CDS encoding Abi family protein gives rise to the protein MTRKEFASFERQIGIVDERGLSIVESDEPEGFLRQNSYYRFSGYMRYFQVAPSKGDENFRSGTTFSEIREIYELDAQLRTLILDGLQKIEISARTAFAHSEAEIHTPYAAYLEVGAYSQPPRPNETPTEDIILSELERSKEPFILRHRSEGETGASWANNVPVWAAVETFSFGTLSKAVTYRDDDMRVYKSCCSILNANNQDLSKQLRAFAHLRNRCAHYSRLWNISTTDQPSVLPKVRKKAKRALGGQYEPNSVFAVIVAMDNYLARANIQTSFLDEFFEVARVNNSYLRGITNPHKA